One genomic segment of Ictalurus punctatus breed USDA103 chromosome 12, Coco_2.0, whole genome shotgun sequence includes these proteins:
- the myh11a gene encoding myosin-11a isoform X3: MSKKTLSEDEKFLFADKDYFNSPLAQADWAAKKLVWVPSEKHGFEAASVKEEKGDEVLVELMDNGKKITVNKDDVQKMNPPKFSKVEDMAELTCLNEASVLHNLRERYFSGLIYTYSGLFCVVVNPYKMLPIYSEKIIDMYKGKKRHEVPPHIYSITDNAYRNMMQDREDQSILCTGESGAGKTENTKKVIQYLAVVASSHKGKKDTSAGELEKQLLQANPILEAFGNAKTIKNDNSSRFGKFIRINFDVTGYIVGANIETYLLEKSRCIRQAKTERAFHIFYYMVAGAKEKLREELLLESFNNYRFLVAGHVQIPGSEDDEMYEETMEAMNIMGLTDEERIGILKVVSTVLQLGNIEFKKERNQEQATMPDNTAAQKVCHLSGINVTDFTRAILTPRIKVGREVVQKAQTKEQADFAVEALAKATYERLFRWILGRVNKALDKTKRQGASFLGILDIAGFEIFEDNSFEQLCINYTNEKLQQLFNHTMFILEQEEYQREGIEWSFIDFGLDLQPCIELIERPTNPPGILALLDEECWFPKATDVSFVEKLTNQHINHLKFAKPKQLKDKTEFSVLHYAGRVDYNAVAWLTKNMDPLNDNVTALLNNSSSVFVQDLWKDADRVVGLETIAKMSDSSMPSSSKTKKGMFRTVGQLYKESLAKLMTTLHNTQPNFVRCIIPNHEKRAGKLDAHLVLEQLRCNGVLEGIRICRQGFPNRIVFQEFRQRYEILAANAIPKGFMDGKQACILMIKHLDLDPNLYRIGQSKIFFRTGVLAQLEEERDLKITVIIIAFQAQARGFLARKAFAKRQQQLTAMRVIQRNCAAYLKLRNWQWWRLFTKVKPLLQVTRQEEELSLKDEELQKAKDSAQKYETELKDITLKHTQLVEERNTLQEQLQAETELYAEAEEMRVRLAAKKQELEEILHEMEARLEEEEERSASLQVDKKKMHQQIQELEEHLEEEEDARQKLQLEKVTCEGKIKKMEDDLLVMEDHNNKLLKERKLLEERVADFSANLAEEEEKSKNLTKLKNKHESMISELEVRLKKEEKTRQELDKLKRKLEAESNDMQEHIADLQAQIAELKAQLAKKEEELQAALARLEDETAQKNNALKKIRELEGIISDLQEDLDSERAARNKAEKSKRDLGEELEALKSELEDTLDTTATQQELRAKREQEVNLLKKAIEEESRNHEAQVQEMRQKHTQAVEELTEQLEQSKRVKTNLEKAKQALEKETSELTVEIRSLSQAKQDVENKRKKVESQFADLQSRFNDSEKQKSELGDRVSKITVELDSVTNLLNEAEGKNIKLNKDVSSLSSQLQDTQELLTEETRQKLQFSTKLRQMEDERNNLQEQLDEETEAKRNVERHVSTLNIQLSDFKKKLDEVSGNVELLEEGKKRLQKDLEASNTQLEEKSAAYEKLEKTKNRLQQELEDILMDLDNQRQLVSNLEKKQKKFDQMLAEEKSVSCKYADERDRAEAEAREKETKTLSLARALEEAQDAREELERANKALRTEMEDLISSKDDVGKNVHELEKSKRGLEQQVEEMKTQLEELEDELQAAEDAKLRLEVNMQALKAQFERDLQGRDEQGEEKRKQLIKQVRELETELEDERKQRSTMAASKKKMEGDIKDLEGQIDTANKNRDEAIKQLRKLQAQMKDFQRELDDTRAAREEVLATAKESEKKAKNLEAELMQLQEDLAAAERGKKQAEAERDELADELASNTSGKSALSDEKRRLEAKIAQLEEELEEEQSNMEMMNDRLRKSAQQVDQLTSELQTERTTSQKNESARQQMERQNKELKAKLQEMENQVKSKFKSSITALEAKVAQLEEQLEQENREKQTTGKAMRQKDKKLKDLIIQVEDERKQAEQYKDQAEKANSRVKQLKRQVEEAEEESQRATAARRKLQRELEEATETSDTLSREVTSLKSKLRRGNETPSFTSGGRRTTGRRGMIDADANEDDADSQGDYNGTKSNE; the protein is encoded by the exons ATCGAGAGGACCAGTCTATTCTTTGCAC aggTGAATCTGGTGCAGGTAAAACTGAGAACACTAAGAAGGTGATTCAGTATTTGGCTGTTGTGGCGTCTTCACATAAAGGCAAGAAAGACACAAGCGCT GGGGAGCTGGAGAAGCAGCTTCTGCAGGCCAATCCTATTCTGGAGGCGTTCGGTAATGCTAAGACCATCAAGAACGACAACTCATCACGATTC GGTAAATTCATCCGGATTAACTTTGACGTAACAGGCTACATCGTCGGGGCGAACATCGAAACCT ACCTGCTGGAAAAGTCACGCTGTATCCGGCAGGCGAAAACGGAACGAGCTTTCCACATCTTCTACTACATGGTGGCAGGAGCCAAGGAGAAACTGCGTG AGGAACTCCTGTTGGAGAGCTTCAATAACTACCGGTTCCTGGTAGCGGGACACGTCCAGATCCCGGGGTCCGAGGACGATGAGATGTATGAGGAAACAATGGAGGCAATGAACATCATGGGCTTAACTGATGAGGAGAGGATag GAATCCTGAAGGTGGTGTCAACAGTGCTGCAGCTTGGCAACATTGAGTTTAAAAAAGAGAGGAACCAGGAGCAGGCCACCATGCCCGACAACACCG CTGCACAGAAGGTCTGTCACCTGTCCGGCATCAATGTGACAGATTTCACTCGTGCCATTCTGACTCCACGCATTAAAGTCGGCCGGGAGGTGGTACAGAAAGCCCAGACCAAGGAGCAG gcCGATTTCGCAGTGGAAGCTTTAGCAAAGGCAACGTATGAGCGTCTCTTCCGGTGGATTCTTGGTCGTGTCAACAAAGCTCTGGATAAAACCAAACGTCAAGGAGCATCTTTCCTCGGCATCCTGGACATCGCCGGCTTTGAGATCTTTGAG GACAACTCGTTTGAGCAGCTGTGTATTAATTACACTAACGAGAAGCTGCAGCAGCTGTTCAACCACACCATGTTCATCCTGGAGCAGGAGGAGTATCAGCGCGAGGGCATCGAGTGGAGCTTCATCGACTTCGGCCTCGACCTGCAGCCCTGCATTGAGCTCATCGAGAGGCCG acaaaCCCCCCAGGTATCTTGGCCCTGCTGGATGAGGAGTGTTGGTTCCCTAAAGCCACAGACGTGTCGTTCGTAGAGAAGCTCACAAATCAACATATTAATCATTTGAAATTCGCCAAACCCAAACAGCTAAAGGACAAAACCGAGTTCTCCGTGCTGCACTACGCTGGCCGG GTGGACTATAACGCTGTAGCATGGCTGACAAAGAACATGGACCCCCTGAACGATAACGTTACAGCACTGCTCAACAACTCCTCCAGTGTGTTTGTGCAGGATCTGTGGAAGGACG CGGACCGCGTGGTAGGACTGGAGACAATCGCGAAGATGTCAGACAGCTCCATGCCGAGTTCCTCTAAGACCAAGAAAGGAATGTTCCGTACCGTCGGCCAGCTCTACAAAGAGTCTCTCGCCAAACTGATGACCACGCTTCACAACACACAGCCCAACTTCGTCCGCTGCATCATCCCCAACCACGAGAAAAGG GCGGGTAAGCTTGATGCTCACCTGGTTTTGGAGCAGCTCAGGTGTAACGGTGTGTTGGAGGGAATCAGGATTTGCAGGCAGGGCTTCCCCAACCGCATCGTCTTCCAGGAGTTCAGACagcg GTACGAGATTTTGGCAGCAAACGCCATTCCAAAGGGCTTCATGGACGGAAAACAGGCCTGCATTCTGATG ATTAAGCACCTGGACCTGGACCCAAACCTGTACCGGATCGGTCAGAGTAAGATCTTTTTCAGGACCGGAGTTCTGGCTCAGCTGGAGGAGGAGCGCGACCTCAAGATCACCGTCATTATTATCGCCTTCCAGGCCCAGGCCCGTGGCTTCCTTGCCAGAAA ggccTTTGCTAAGCGTCAGCAGCAGCTCACAGCGATGCGAGTGATCCAGAGGAACTGTGCTGCTTATCTGAAGCTCAGGAACTGGCAGTGGTGGAGACTCTTCACTAAG GTGAAGCCTCTACTCCAGGTGACACGTCAGGAGGAGGAGCTAAGTCTGAAAGACGAGGAGCTTCAGAAAGCCAAAGATTCAGCACAGAAGTATGAGACAGAGCTGAAAGACATTACACTGAAGCACACACAG CTGGTGGAGGAGAGGAACACTCTGCAGGAGCAGCTCCAAGCTGAGACCGAACTTTATGCCGAGGCGGAGGAGATGCGAGTGCGTTTAGCTGCTAAGAAGCAGGAGCTGGAGGAAATCCTTCATGAAATGGAGGCACggctggaggaggaggaggagcggaGCGCCAGCTTGCAGGTCGACAAGAAGAAAATGCATCAGCAGATCCAG GAACTTGAGGAACAcctagaggaggaggaggatgcaCGGCAGAAGCTGCAGCTGGAGAAGGTCACCTGTGAGGGAAAGATCAAGAAAATGGAAGACGACCTGCTGGTGATGGAGGACCACAACAACAAACTGCTGAAG gagaggAAGCTGTTAGAGGAGCGTGTTGCTGATTTCAGTGCTAATCTGGCTGAAGAAGAGGAGAAATCTAAAAACCTGACCAAGCTCAAGAACAAGCATGAGTCCATGATCTCCGAACTGGAAG TGCGtttgaagaaagaagaaaagacgcGTCAGGAGCTCGACAAGCTGAAGAGGAAGCTGGAGGCCGAGTCAAATGACATGCAGGAGCATATTGCAGACCTGCAGGCACAGATCGCTGAGCTAAAGGCTCAACTTGCtaagaaggaggaggagctaCAGGCTGCACTCGCACG GCTGGAGGACGAGACAGCACAGAAGAACAACGCGTTGAAGAAGATCCGCGAGCTGGAGGGCATCATTTCAGACCTGCAGGAGGACCTGGATTCAGAACGAGCTGCCCGAAACAAAGCAGAGAAAAGCAAGAGAGACCTGGGGGAGGAGCTGGAGGCTCTGAAGTCTGAGTTGGAGGACACACTGGACACCACAGCCACGCAGCAGGAGCTCAG GGCAAAGCGTGAACAGGAAGTGAACCTGCTGAAGAAAGCGATAGAGGAGGAGAGCCGAAACCACGAGGCTCAGGTGCAGGaaatgagacagaaacacacacaggctgtggAAGAGCTCACAGAACAGCTGGAACAATCCAAGAGG GTGAAGACGAACCTGGAGAAGGCAAAGCAGGCTTTGGAGAAGGAGACTTCAGAGCTAACGGTGGAGATTCGCTCACTCTCTCAAGCTAAACAGGATGTGGAGAACAAGAGGAAGAAAGTGGAGAGCCAGTTCGCAGATCTGCAGTCCCGCTTCAATGACAGTGAGAAACAGAAATCCGAGCTTGGAGACCGAGTTTCTAAAATCACT GTGGAGCTGGACAGCGTCACCAACCTACTGAATGAGGCTGAGGGGAAAAACATCAAACTGAATAAGGATGTGTCCAGCCTGAGCTCTCAGCTCCAAGACacacag gagctgTTGACTGAAGAGACACGTCAGAAACTGCAGTTCTCCACTAAACTGCGTCAGATGGAGGATGAGAGGAACAACCTACAGGAGCAGCTGGATGAGGAAACTGAGGCCAAGAGGAACGTCGAGAGACACGTCTCCACCCTCAACATCCAG CTTTCAGACTTTAAGAAGAAGCTGGACGAGGTGTCAGGAAACGTGGAGCTGCTGGAGGAGGGTAAGAAACGTCTGCAGAAAGACCTGGAAGCTTCAAACACCCAGCTAGAGGAGAAGTCTGCTGCTTACGAGAAACTGGAGAAGACCAAGAACAGACTGCAGCAGGAGCTGGAGGACATTCTGATGGACCTGGACAACCAGAGACAGCTCGTCTCCAACCTagaaaagaagcagaagaagttTGACCAG ATGCTTGCGGAGGAGAAGAGTGTGTCATGTAAGTACGCAGACGAGAGGGACCGGGCGGAGGCAGAGGCACGAGAGAAGGAGACAAAGACCTTGTCCCTGGCAAGGGCACTGGAAGAGGCACAGGATGCACGCGAGGAGCTTGAGAGAGCCAACAAAGCCTTACGGACGGAGATGGAGGATCTGATCAGCTCCAAGGACGACGTGGGCAAGAAC GTTCATGAGCTGGAGAAATCAAAGCGTGGTCTGGAGCAGCAGGTGGAGGAGATGAAGACTCAGCTGGAGGAGCTGGAGGACGAACTGCAGGCTGCCGAGGACGCAAAACTACGCCTGGAAGTGAACATGCAGGCCCTTAAAGCACAGTTCGAGCGAGACCTGCAGGGACGAGATGAGCAGGGAGAGGAGAAGCGGAAACAGCTGATAAAACAG GTGCGCGAGCTGGAGACGGAGCTGGAGGACGAGCGAAAGCAGAGGTCCACCATGGCCGCGTCCAAGAAGAAGATGGAGGGAGACATAAAAGACCTGGAAGGACAGATAGACACGGCCAATAAGAATAGAGATGAGGCCATCAAACAACTGCGCAAACTAcag GCTCAGATGAAGGACTTCCAGAGGGAGCTGGACGACACCCGCGCGGCCCGAGAGGAAGTTCTCGCCACCGCTAAAGAGAGCGAAAAGAAGGCCAAGAACCTGGAGGCGGAGCTCATGCAGCTTCAGGAG GACTTGGCTGCTGCAGAACGCGGAAAGAAGCAGGCTGAAGCCGAGCGTGATGAACTTGCTGATGAACTCGCCAGCAACACATCCGGAAA GTCAGCTTTGAGTGATGAGAAACGACGTTTGGAGGCCAAGATCGCTCAGCTGGAGGAGGAACTGGAGGAGGAACAGAGCAACATGGAGATGATGAACGACAGACTGAGAAAGAGTGCCCAGCAG GTGGACCAACTGACGAGCGAGCTGCAGACGGAGAGAACGACTTCACAGAAGAACGAGAGTGCGCGTCagcagatggagagacagaacaAAGAACTGAAGGCCAAACTGCAGGAGATGGAGAACCAGGTGAAGTCCAAGTTCAAGTCCTCCATTACTGCTCTGGAGGCTAAAGTGGCACAGCTTGAGGAACAGCTGGAGCAGGAGAACAG ggagaAACAGACGACAGGTAAAGCGATGCGTCAGAAGGATAAGAAGCTGAAGGACCTGATAATTCAGGTGGAGGATGAGAGGAAGCAGGCCGAGCAGTACAAAGACcag gcagAGAAGGCGAACTCACGGGTGAAGCAGCTGAAGCGGCAGGTGGAGGAGGCGGAGGAAGAGTCACAGCGCGCTACGGCCGCTCGCCGCAAACTGCAGAGAGAACTGGAGGAGGCGACGGAGACAAGCGACACACTGAGCAGAGAGGTTACATCACTGAAGAGCAAACTGag gcgTGGTAATGAGACTCCATCATTCACTAGTGGTGGGCGGCGTACAACTGGTAGGCGGGGCATGATCGACGCTGACGCTAACGAGGACGATGCTGATTCTCAGGGCGACTACAACGGCAccaaatcaaatgaataa